One Vibrio neonatus genomic window carries:
- the yjjX gene encoding inosine/xanthosine triphosphatase, with the protein MNSSISKVVVASLNPAKIKAVESAFNEVFPEQAFSFVGVSVDSGVSDQPMSNAETKRGAQTRVDNAKQAICDAQFYVGLEAGIEDNATFAWMIIESKQDIESEKKHGESRSSSLMLPSKVLDLITQGKELGDAMDEVYSTINIKQKGGAIGILTNNRLSRSSVYHQALILALIPFNNADAF; encoded by the coding sequence ATGAACAGCAGTATCAGCAAGGTTGTAGTGGCCTCTTTAAATCCGGCCAAGATTAAAGCAGTAGAAAGTGCTTTTAATGAAGTGTTTCCTGAGCAAGCATTCAGTTTTGTCGGCGTCAGTGTGGATAGCGGGGTTAGCGATCAGCCTATGTCCAACGCAGAGACAAAACGCGGCGCACAAACTCGGGTTGATAATGCCAAACAAGCTATTTGCGATGCGCAATTTTATGTGGGCTTAGAAGCAGGCATTGAAGATAACGCCACTTTTGCGTGGATGATTATTGAATCCAAGCAAGATATTGAATCTGAGAAAAAGCACGGTGAATCGCGCTCATCGAGCCTCATGCTACCTAGCAAGGTATTGGATTTGATCACGCAAGGTAAAGAGCTTGGGGATGCGATGGATGAAGTGTATAGCACCATCAATATCAAACAAAAAGGCGGCGCTATTGGAATACTGACCAATAACCGTTTGAGTCGCAGTAGTGTTTATCACCAAGCACTTATCTTGGCTCTTATTCCATTTAATAACGCAGACGCTTTTTAA
- the btsR gene encoding two-component system response regulator BtsR translates to MLKALVIDDELFAREDLIELIEQTQQIEVIDQAGNAIQGLQKINTLKPDIVFLDIHMPQISGIELLSMLDPETMPAVVFVTAYDQYALRAFEENAFDYLLKPIDPARLNKTICRLNKRFKNKQAPMDYSNITPCSLDQVPCCGHNRIMLVPTDNIEVAYSDLSGVNIQTTENTTNSQLTLKVLEEKTPLMRCHRQYLVSPKAIREIKLLEQGLAEIITISGYHAPVSRRYLKVLKEKLGFS, encoded by the coding sequence ATGCTTAAAGCCCTTGTAATTGATGATGAACTATTTGCTAGAGAAGACCTCATTGAACTTATCGAGCAAACTCAGCAGATCGAAGTGATTGATCAAGCAGGAAATGCGATTCAAGGGCTACAAAAAATCAATACCCTTAAACCTGATATTGTCTTTTTAGATATCCACATGCCACAAATATCCGGAATAGAGCTACTTAGCATGTTAGATCCGGAGACGATGCCGGCGGTGGTGTTTGTGACGGCTTATGACCAATACGCACTAAGAGCATTTGAAGAAAATGCCTTTGACTACCTGTTAAAACCCATCGATCCCGCAAGGCTCAATAAGACAATTTGTCGTCTTAATAAGCGATTCAAAAACAAGCAAGCGCCAATGGATTACTCCAATATCACACCTTGTTCTCTTGATCAGGTGCCTTGTTGTGGGCACAACCGTATTATGTTGGTGCCCACAGACAATATTGAAGTAGCCTATAGCGATTTAAGTGGTGTGAATATTCAAACAACCGAAAACACCACCAACAGCCAGTTAACTCTGAAAGTGCTCGAAGAGAAAACCCCTCTAATGCGCTGTCATCGTCAATATCTCGTCAGCCCAAAAGCCATAAGAGAAATCAAACTCTTAGAACAAGGCTTAGCTGAGATAATTACCATTAGTGGCTATCACGCCCCTGTGAGCCGCCGGTACTTAAAAGTACTAAAGGAGAAGCTCGGCTTTAGCTAA
- a CDS encoding sensor histidine kinase, protein MELILSLLQQMCVYLMVAYTLSKTPLVIPLLNISERFSHKLICYVMFSLFCILGTYFGLQIGDAIANTRAIGAVLGGIFGGPIVGLAVGLTGGLHRYSMGGFTDLACAISTTTEGLIGGIVHMYMLRRGKSDRLFNATIIFNVTLVAEITQMVIIILVATPTSQAVALVESIAIPMILANSLGAAFFISILQDRRAILEKYSSSYSRRALNIAERCVGVLSEGLNAVSAQKIAYIIQDETKVGAVAITDKEKILAFEGMGSDHHKPNTPISSEYTLTSIKEQRIIYLDGRKTPYQCSLSADCKLGSALVIPLIAADKVIGTIKLYEPRVKLFSSINTTMAKGIAELLSSQILYSEYQQKKMLLSQAEIKLLHAQVNPHFLFNALNTISAITRRNPDKARELIQHLSQFFRGNLKRNTEFVTLREELAHVNSYLTIEKSRFVDRLEVDIDIAEHLLEQMVPSFTLQPLVENAIKHGVSNLLDCGVVRIYSSEDSKGYKITVEDNAGRYKPDSKDQTGLGMHIAAKRLSNYFGEQYQLEIECDPQNYTRMSFIIPNYNENDNA, encoded by the coding sequence ATGGAACTTATCCTCTCTTTATTACAGCAGATGTGCGTTTACCTTATGGTTGCGTATACCTTGAGTAAAACACCGCTGGTTATTCCTTTACTCAATATTTCGGAAAGGTTTAGCCATAAACTCATTTGTTATGTCATGTTTTCCCTATTTTGTATTCTTGGCACCTACTTTGGATTACAAATTGGCGATGCGATAGCCAATACACGAGCCATTGGTGCGGTGCTTGGTGGAATATTTGGTGGCCCTATTGTCGGTTTGGCGGTTGGTTTAACGGGGGGGTTACATCGTTATTCGATGGGCGGATTTACCGACCTTGCTTGCGCCATCTCTACCACTACCGAAGGGTTAATTGGCGGAATAGTGCATATGTATATGTTGCGCCGAGGCAAGAGTGACCGTCTATTTAACGCGACCATCATCTTTAATGTCACCCTAGTCGCTGAAATTACGCAGATGGTCATTATTATTTTGGTTGCGACCCCCACTTCGCAAGCAGTGGCTTTAGTGGAGTCCATCGCGATACCTATGATTCTGGCGAACTCCTTAGGCGCGGCTTTCTTTATTAGTATTTTGCAAGATAGACGAGCCATTTTAGAAAAATACTCCTCTAGCTATTCGCGACGAGCTTTAAATATTGCCGAGCGCTGTGTCGGCGTGTTGTCTGAAGGACTCAATGCCGTGAGTGCGCAAAAAATTGCGTACATCATTCAAGATGAAACCAAAGTTGGCGCGGTGGCGATAACAGACAAAGAAAAGATACTCGCTTTTGAAGGTATGGGATCGGATCATCATAAGCCAAATACGCCTATCTCCTCTGAATACACTCTTACCTCAATCAAAGAACAACGTATTATCTATCTTGATGGTAGAAAAACGCCTTACCAATGCTCATTGTCGGCAGATTGCAAATTAGGCTCGGCATTAGTGATTCCTTTAATTGCCGCTGATAAGGTGATTGGCACCATCAAACTGTATGAGCCGCGAGTAAAACTGTTTTCTTCCATCAATACCACAATGGCAAAAGGTATCGCCGAGTTACTGTCTAGTCAGATCCTTTATAGTGAATATCAACAGAAAAAAATGTTGTTATCGCAAGCTGAGATCAAATTACTGCATGCACAAGTGAACCCTCACTTTCTATTCAATGCATTGAATACCATCAGTGCAATTACTCGCCGTAATCCTGACAAAGCACGTGAGTTAATCCAACATCTATCACAGTTTTTTCGTGGCAATCTGAAGCGAAATACCGAATTTGTTACTCTCCGAGAAGAACTCGCACACGTAAATTCTTACCTTACGATTGAAAAATCGCGTTTTGTTGATCGCTTAGAAGTTGATATCGATATTGCAGAGCACCTACTAGAACAAATGGTCCCCAGCTTTACCCTACAACCCTTAGTTGAAAATGCCATCAAGCATGGCGTGTCGAATCTTTTAGATTGTGGTGTTGTCCGCATCTATAGCAGTGAAGATAGCAAAGGTTATAAAATTACAGTGGAAGATAATGCGGGTCGTTATAAGCCTGATAGCAAAGATCAAACTGGTCTGGGAATGCATATTGCCGCGAAACGACTCTCCAATTATTTTGGCGAGCAGTATCAACTGGAAATTGAATGTGATCCGCAAAATTACACGCGGATGAGCTTTATTATTCCGAACTATAATGAGAACGACAATGCTTAA
- the tyrA gene encoding bifunctional chorismate mutase/prephenate dehydrogenase, protein MAKALQGLRDKIDLVDKQMLDLLEQRLKLVEEVGEVKSEHGLPIYVPDREAAMLASRREEAQKRGIPPQLIEDILRRVMRESYASEKDSGFKCLNPDLGDVVIIGGNGQLGSLFRKMFDLSGYSVKVLGSKNWHEADELFKNAGLVIVTVPINKTEAVIGKLNNLPADCILCDFTSIKAKPLQAMLDVHAGPVVGLHPMFGPDVPSLAKQVIVHCDGRGEEHYLWLLQQFAIWGASLCPMEAEHHDHGMTLIQALRHFTSFAYGLHLSKENPNIDTLLKLSSPIYRLELAMVGRLFAQDPDLYGDIILSSEENIEMIKRFHSRFGEALTLLDKHDKTAFIKQFNSVSDWFGDYSQQFMSESQKLLKQANDSIQRDS, encoded by the coding sequence ATGGCAAAGGCACTACAGGGTTTAAGAGATAAGATTGATTTAGTAGACAAGCAAATGCTTGATCTACTTGAGCAACGACTAAAATTGGTCGAAGAAGTGGGTGAGGTCAAGAGTGAACATGGCCTGCCTATCTACGTGCCAGACCGAGAAGCTGCAATGCTGGCGTCTCGTCGAGAAGAAGCTCAAAAACGCGGTATACCGCCTCAACTTATTGAAGATATCCTACGCAGAGTGATGCGTGAGTCCTACGCTAGCGAAAAAGACTCAGGGTTTAAATGCTTAAACCCTGACTTAGGCGATGTGGTCATTATCGGTGGTAATGGCCAACTCGGTAGCTTGTTCAGAAAGATGTTTGATCTTTCTGGTTATAGCGTCAAAGTGTTAGGCAGTAAAAATTGGCATGAAGCGGATGAGCTGTTTAAAAACGCTGGCCTTGTGATTGTTACTGTACCAATCAATAAAACAGAAGCGGTGATTGGCAAGTTAAATAACTTACCAGCAGACTGTATTTTGTGTGATTTCACCTCCATCAAAGCAAAACCATTGCAGGCGATGCTAGATGTACATGCCGGGCCAGTGGTTGGTCTGCACCCAATGTTTGGCCCAGACGTACCAAGTTTGGCAAAACAGGTGATTGTACATTGTGATGGGCGAGGCGAAGAGCACTACCTATGGTTGCTGCAGCAGTTTGCTATTTGGGGCGCAAGTTTATGTCCTATGGAAGCTGAGCATCACGATCATGGTATGACGTTGATTCAAGCACTGCGCCACTTTACCTCGTTTGCTTACGGTCTGCATTTGAGTAAAGAAAATCCTAATATTGATACTTTGCTTAAACTGAGCTCGCCTATCTACCGCTTAGAATTGGCGATGGTCGGTCGATTGTTCGCCCAAGACCCAGATCTGTACGGTGATATCATTTTATCTTCCGAAGAAAACATAGAGATGATAAAGCGTTTCCACTCTCGATTTGGTGAAGCACTGACTCTACTCGATAAGCACGATAAAACGGCGTTTATTAAGCAGTTTAATTCAGTATCTGATTGGTTTGGCGATTACTCTCAGCAATTTATGAGTGAGAGTCAAAAGTTGCTTAAACAAGCGAATGATTCCATCCAAAGAGACAGCTAA
- the sltY gene encoding murein transglycosylase: MSVFIKWLGVGAGIVSISVSAMTLEQQREAYEQAQTLITNKDIPEYQVLREQLNDYPLTPYLDYRMYMLDLDKRTPVEVEQYIKAHHQYPFSQSIRGSYLDALVKAEDWKGFYRFQPKKPRMQSYQCSYYFAQYQMGKTVDAFKGASKIWMTGSSIAKECNELFKAWDEAGLRKDTVILQRMGLAFVSRNARLLNYLQDLPESDSAKENAQAINQLYKDTSQIEAFATSQAQSDLNKKVTLATLKRITYQQANPQLAIKVIDKVAKAQKFTDKEYQDSADYIAYSLINTDDAELAKWRDDTLLKSTNPKWLQRRARLAIQHQDWHGLNIWIDKMPTKEKESKRWQYWKARAQLAQGEVKEGKARMQKLLGYRSFYSIAAADYLQQPIQYNTLMPTKSEASIEPFSESLARVKELIAVDKISTAKREWRWLLARSTSAQKKLLAQYAAKHHWNHLSVIATIEAKMWDHISLRFPIAHQWWFNFYAKKHDLDPITLMALARQESGLDIDAQSPVGARGLMQIMPKTAASTAKHYNIEYSGADELFDVSKNIEIGSQYLAGLLEDYDGNRVLAFGAYNAGPNRVELWRERTGGKVDVYSYIESIPFAETRGYIKNILMFEVYYRDILNKKGPFLSDLESEMKY; encoded by the coding sequence ATGTCAGTATTTATTAAATGGTTAGGAGTTGGGGCTGGAATAGTATCAATCTCTGTTTCAGCAATGACATTAGAGCAACAACGAGAAGCCTACGAGCAGGCTCAAACTCTCATCACTAATAAGGATATTCCTGAATATCAGGTATTAAGAGAGCAACTGAACGATTACCCACTGACACCTTATCTCGATTATCGTATGTATATGCTCGACTTAGACAAACGCACCCCAGTCGAAGTAGAGCAATACATAAAAGCACATCACCAATACCCATTTTCTCAGTCAATCCGAGGCTCATATCTAGATGCCTTAGTTAAAGCTGAAGACTGGAAGGGCTTTTACCGCTTTCAACCTAAAAAGCCACGTATGCAGAGCTATCAATGCAGCTATTACTTTGCTCAATATCAAATGGGCAAAACGGTGGATGCATTTAAAGGTGCTTCAAAGATATGGATGACAGGTTCTAGCATTGCCAAAGAGTGTAATGAGCTATTTAAAGCATGGGATGAAGCGGGTCTGCGTAAAGATACTGTGATTTTGCAACGTATGGGACTGGCTTTTGTCAGCCGCAATGCACGCTTGCTTAATTACTTACAAGACTTACCTGAATCCGATTCTGCTAAGGAAAACGCGCAAGCCATTAATCAATTGTATAAAGATACTTCGCAAATAGAAGCATTTGCCACATCTCAAGCACAATCTGATCTTAATAAGAAAGTGACCTTAGCAACCTTAAAGCGCATCACCTATCAACAAGCCAATCCGCAACTGGCGATTAAAGTGATAGATAAAGTTGCCAAAGCACAGAAGTTTACCGATAAAGAGTATCAAGATAGCGCCGATTATATCGCTTACAGCTTGATCAACACCGATGATGCCGAGCTGGCAAAGTGGCGTGATGACACACTACTAAAAAGCACGAATCCAAAATGGTTGCAGCGCAGAGCGCGTTTAGCCATTCAGCACCAAGACTGGCATGGACTCAATATTTGGATAGACAAAATGCCAACTAAAGAGAAAGAGTCTAAGCGTTGGCAGTATTGGAAAGCGCGCGCACAGCTTGCTCAAGGTGAGGTAAAAGAGGGTAAAGCGCGCATGCAAAAACTGCTTGGTTATCGCAGCTTTTATAGTATTGCAGCCGCTGATTACTTACAGCAGCCAATTCAATATAACACTTTAATGCCGACTAAATCAGAGGCTTCTATTGAGCCGTTTTCGGAGTCGTTAGCTCGCGTGAAAGAGCTTATCGCGGTAGATAAAATTAGCACGGCTAAACGCGAGTGGCGCTGGCTATTAGCTCGTTCAACTTCCGCACAAAAGAAACTATTAGCGCAATATGCAGCTAAGCATCACTGGAATCATCTTTCGGTGATTGCGACCATTGAAGCGAAAATGTGGGATCATATCAGCCTGCGTTTCCCAATTGCTCATCAATGGTGGTTTAACTTTTATGCGAAAAAGCACGACTTAGATCCAATTACTTTAATGGCATTAGCTCGACAAGAAAGTGGTTTAGATATTGATGCTCAATCGCCAGTAGGCGCTCGCGGTTTAATGCAAATTATGCCCAAAACGGCCGCCTCTACAGCCAAGCATTACAACATTGAATACAGCGGTGCTGATGAATTGTTTGATGTGAGTAAAAATATTGAGATTGGCAGTCAGTATTTAGCGGGCTTACTAGAGGATTACGATGGTAACCGAGTGCTCGCATTTGGCGCTTATAACGCAGGTCCAAATAGAGTGGAGCTATGGCGAGAAAGAACCGGCGGTAAAGTGGATGTCTATTCCTATATAGAATCGATTCCGTTTGCTGAAACTCGCGGTTACATCAAAAATATCCTGATGTTTGAGGTCTATTATCGCGATATCTTAAACAAAAAGGGGCCATTTTTATCTGACTTAGAGTCTGAAATGAAGTATTAA
- the trpR gene encoding trp operon repressor — protein sequence MNPVEQEWQKLLVTIAKAAEQGEHQTLLSMMLTPDEKEALVTRAKILHKLLNESCSQRQISQDLGVGIATVTRGSNELKGRSEEEQQLVSRLLKPFVE from the coding sequence ATGAACCCAGTAGAGCAAGAGTGGCAAAAGCTACTCGTTACCATAGCTAAAGCGGCAGAGCAGGGCGAGCATCAAACATTATTATCCATGATGCTCACGCCTGACGAGAAAGAAGCATTAGTCACTAGAGCAAAGATACTGCACAAGTTGTTGAACGAAAGCTGTTCACAGCGACAGATCAGTCAAGATCTTGGAGTAGGGATTGCAACGGTAACGCGGGGTTCTAACGAATTAAAAGGGCGTTCAGAGGAGGAGCAACAGCTTGTTTCTCGTCTTCTGAAACCCTTTGTCGAATAA
- the nagZ gene encoding beta-N-acetylhexosaminidase: MGPLWLDVKSYEIDAEEREILQHPTVGGVILFTRNYHDNQQLQALTDSIRAAAKRPILIGVDQEGGRVQRFKEGFTRIPAAQTFASKANGDELAKQAGWLMAAEVMAHGIDLSFAPVLDQGHQCLAIGSRAFGEDKATILKHSSAYMLGMKQAGMATTGKHFPGHGGVIADSHKETPIDARNTIFDTDMAIFRAQIEAGLLDAMMPAHVVYPEYDDKPASGSKYWLKKVLREQLAFQGLVFSDDLNMEGAGIMGGPVDKAMQSLRAGCDMILMCNNRNSAVEIIDTLPITQVLNGAQLSKKKSFSLDELQSSREWKEATAALAKAELLL; the protein is encoded by the coding sequence ATGGGTCCGTTATGGCTAGATGTTAAAAGCTATGAAATTGATGCCGAAGAAAGAGAAATCCTACAACATCCTACGGTAGGGGGTGTCATTCTATTTACTCGAAACTACCATGATAATCAGCAATTACAGGCACTCACTGATTCAATTCGTGCTGCTGCAAAACGTCCTATTTTGATTGGTGTTGACCAAGAAGGCGGACGTGTTCAACGATTCAAGGAGGGGTTTACCCGTATCCCTGCTGCGCAAACTTTTGCTTCTAAAGCAAATGGTGATGAGCTAGCAAAACAAGCGGGTTGGTTGATGGCAGCAGAGGTTATGGCTCACGGAATTGATCTTAGTTTTGCCCCAGTGCTCGATCAAGGACATCAATGTTTAGCGATAGGCTCTAGAGCCTTTGGTGAAGATAAAGCAACCATACTCAAGCACAGTTCAGCCTATATGTTAGGTATGAAGCAAGCGGGTATGGCTACTACAGGTAAGCATTTTCCGGGACATGGTGGTGTCATTGCAGACTCTCACAAAGAGACGCCAATTGATGCAAGAAACACTATTTTTGATACCGATATGGCGATATTCCGCGCGCAGATTGAAGCAGGGTTGTTAGATGCCATGATGCCCGCGCATGTGGTATATCCAGAATACGATGATAAGCCTGCCAGTGGCTCTAAATATTGGCTGAAAAAGGTATTGCGTGAACAACTGGCTTTCCAAGGCTTAGTATTTTCCGATGATTTAAACATGGAAGGTGCTGGGATTATGGGCGGGCCGGTCGATAAGGCAATGCAAAGTTTAAGAGCGGGTTGTGACATGATCTTGATGTGTAATAACCGCAATAGCGCCGTTGAAATTATCGATACTCTGCCGATTACTCAAGTGCTAAATGGTGCGCAACTGTCTAAGAAAAAGTCATTTAGTTTGGATGAATTGCAGTCTAGTCGAGAATGGAAAGAAGCAACCGCAGCATTAGCTAAAGCCGAGCTTCTCCTTTAG
- the ettA gene encoding energy-dependent translational throttle protein EttA, with amino-acid sequence MAEYVYTMSRVSKVVPPKRQILKDISLSFFPGAKIGVLGLNGAGKSTLLRIMAGIDTDIDGEARPQPGLNVGYLPQEPKLDESKTVREVVEEAVSDVAGAMKRLDEVYAAYAEPDADFDALAKEQGDLEALIQAKDGHNLENSLERAADALRLPEWDQKIEHLSGGERRRVAICRLLLEKPDMLLLDEPTNHLDAESVAWLERFLVDYTGTVVAITHDRYFLDNAAGWILELDRGEGIPWEGNYTSWLEQKDARLQQEASQESARQKTIEKELEWVRQNPKGRQSKSKARMARFEELQSGDRQKRNETNELFIPPGERLGDKVVEVKNLTKSFDGRVLIDDLSFSMPKGAIVGIIGANGAGKSTLFKMLSGAEQPDSGTVEMGDTVKLASVDQFRDSMDDKKTVFQEISEGADIIKINNFEIPARAYCSRFNFKGSDQQKIIGELSGGERNRVHLAKLLKTGGNVLLLDEPTNDLDVETLRALEEALLEFPGCAMVISHDRWFLDRIATHIIDYRDEGQVNFYEGNYNEYMEWLKKTLGPEAAEPHRIKYKRVAK; translated from the coding sequence ATGGCTGAATACGTCTATACCATGTCTCGGGTGAGCAAAGTCGTGCCACCAAAACGTCAAATCCTCAAAGATATTTCCCTAAGCTTTTTCCCTGGCGCAAAAATCGGCGTACTAGGTTTAAACGGTGCAGGTAAATCGACTCTATTACGCATCATGGCTGGTATCGATACTGATATCGACGGTGAAGCACGTCCACAACCGGGATTGAATGTAGGTTACCTGCCACAGGAACCAAAACTAGATGAGTCTAAAACCGTACGTGAAGTGGTTGAAGAAGCCGTTTCTGACGTTGCTGGTGCCATGAAACGTTTGGATGAAGTGTACGCAGCCTATGCTGAACCTGACGCTGATTTCGACGCGCTTGCAAAAGAGCAAGGCGATTTGGAAGCACTTATCCAAGCCAAAGACGGTCACAACCTTGAAAACTCTCTAGAGCGCGCTGCGGATGCATTGCGTCTACCTGAGTGGGACCAAAAAATTGAACACCTTTCTGGTGGTGAACGTCGCCGCGTAGCCATTTGTCGTCTGCTTCTAGAAAAACCAGACATGCTACTACTCGACGAACCAACCAACCACTTGGATGCAGAATCTGTAGCATGGCTTGAGCGCTTCCTAGTAGATTATACGGGAACTGTTGTGGCGATTACCCACGACCGTTACTTCCTAGATAACGCTGCTGGCTGGATTCTTGAACTTGACCGTGGTGAAGGTATTCCATGGGAAGGTAACTACACTTCTTGGCTTGAGCAAAAAGATGCGCGTCTACAACAAGAAGCGTCTCAAGAAAGTGCTCGTCAAAAAACCATCGAGAAAGAGCTGGAATGGGTTCGTCAAAACCCTAAAGGCCGTCAATCTAAATCTAAAGCTCGTATGGCTCGCTTTGAAGAACTGCAAAGTGGCGATCGTCAAAAGCGTAACGAAACTAACGAATTGTTCATCCCACCAGGTGAGCGTCTAGGTGATAAAGTGGTTGAGGTTAAGAACCTAACTAAATCATTTGATGGGCGTGTGCTTATCGATGACTTGTCATTTAGCATGCCTAAGGGTGCAATCGTCGGTATTATCGGTGCTAACGGCGCGGGTAAATCAACCCTATTTAAAATGCTAAGCGGCGCAGAACAGCCTGATTCAGGTACGGTTGAAATGGGTGATACGGTTAAACTGGCCTCTGTTGATCAGTTCCGTGACAGCATGGATGACAAGAAAACCGTCTTCCAAGAGATCTCTGAAGGTGCTGACATCATTAAGATCAACAACTTTGAAATTCCAGCACGTGCTTACTGCTCACGCTTTAACTTCAAAGGATCAGATCAACAGAAGATCATTGGTGAGCTTTCTGGTGGTGAACGTAACCGTGTGCACCTTGCTAAGCTACTTAAAACGGGTGGCAACGTATTGCTTCTCGATGAACCAACCAATGACCTTGACGTTGAAACGCTACGTGCACTAGAAGAGGCGCTACTTGAGTTCCCTGGCTGTGCCATGGTTATCTCGCATGACCGTTGGTTCCTTGACCGTATCGCCACTCACATCATTGATTACCGTGATGAAGGGCAAGTTAACTTCTACGAAGGTAACTACAACGAATACATGGAATGGTTGAAGAAGACTCTTGGTCCTGAAGCTGCTGAACCACATCGTATTAAATACAAGCGTGTAGCGAAGTAA
- a CDS encoding 3-deoxy-7-phosphoheptulonate synthase — MQRSELSNVNISQEQILITPNELKAKIPLSETARQFIQQSRETIANIVDKKDHRLLVVCGPCSIHDVEAAKEYAKRLKALSEVVGDQILLVMRVYFEKPRTTVGWKGLINDPHLDGSFDIEHGLHIARKLLVELADMGIPLATEALDPISPQYLADTFSWSAIGARTTESQTHREMASGLSMPVGFKNGTDGSLSTAINAMQAASSSHRFIGINRAGQVALLTTKGNPDGHVILRGGKQTNYDSVSVRECEEELAKAGLDAALMIDCSHANSRKDYRRQPLVAADAIQQIREGNKSIIGLMIESNINEGNQGTDIPLDQLQYGVSITDACINWDSTEALLLKAREELIPILKDRIK; from the coding sequence ATGCAACGCAGCGAACTTAGTAACGTTAATATCAGCCAAGAGCAGATTCTAATTACTCCAAACGAGTTAAAAGCAAAGATCCCTTTGAGTGAGACTGCTCGTCAGTTTATTCAACAATCTCGTGAAACTATCGCCAACATCGTTGATAAAAAAGATCACCGTCTATTAGTGGTATGTGGTCCTTGTTCTATCCATGATGTAGAAGCAGCTAAAGAATACGCCAAGCGCTTGAAGGCATTGTCTGAAGTTGTTGGTGACCAAATCCTATTGGTTATGCGTGTTTACTTTGAAAAACCTCGTACAACCGTTGGTTGGAAAGGGCTAATCAATGACCCACATTTGGATGGTTCTTTTGATATTGAACATGGTCTACATATTGCACGTAAACTATTAGTTGAATTAGCCGATATGGGTATTCCATTGGCCACTGAAGCGCTTGATCCAATCAGCCCTCAGTACCTAGCAGATACCTTTAGCTGGTCTGCAATTGGCGCTCGTACTACTGAATCACAAACTCACCGTGAAATGGCCAGTGGTCTTTCAATGCCTGTTGGCTTTAAAAACGGTACTGACGGTAGCCTTTCAACTGCAATCAACGCAATGCAAGCGGCGTCTTCTAGTCACCGTTTCATCGGTATTAACCGCGCGGGACAAGTTGCACTACTGACAACGAAAGGTAACCCTGATGGACACGTAATCTTACGTGGTGGTAAGCAAACTAACTACGATTCAGTGTCTGTTCGTGAGTGTGAAGAAGAACTAGCAAAAGCCGGTCTTGATGCTGCACTAATGATTGATTGTAGCCACGCAAACTCACGTAAAGACTACCGTCGCCAACCTCTTGTTGCCGCTGACGCTATTCAACAAATTCGTGAAGGCAACAAATCGATTATTGGTTTGATGATTGAAAGTAACATCAATGAAGGCAATCAAGGCACTGATATTCCGTTAGATCAACTGCAGTACGGTGTTTCCATTACTGATGCATGTATCAATTGGGACTCAACTGAGGCACTATTGCTGAAAGCTCGCGAAGAGCTAATCCCAATTTTAAAAGATAGAATCAAGTAA